The genomic interval GGCGCTGCCGAGCCACATCGTCGCGTCGGGGCCGTCCTCCTCGACGATGGTGTTCAGCTCCGAGGCGATGTGGTCGTACGCCTCGTTCCACGAGATCTTCCGCCACTCCCCGTCCACCTTCTGGAGCGGGTGCTTCAGCCGGCGTTCGGAGTGTTCGGACGAGAAGATGCCCGCCCCCTTCGAGCAGAGCGAGCCGTTGTTTATCGGGTTCTCGTGCCACGGCTCCTGGCCGACGAACGCGTTGCCCTCGCGTTCGCCGCGGAAGCCGCAGCCGACCGCACAGTAGTTACAGACTGTCTTCGTCAGTTCCCCTTCGTCGTCGGTGCCGTCGGTCTCGCCGTCGCTCTGGGCCAGCGCGTGGCCTGCCGTCCCCCCGCCGAGGGCCAGCCCGCCCGCCAGTGCGCTCGCCTTCATGAACGAACGTCGGTCGAGATCGAGTGAGACCGGTTCCGCGCTCATTGTGTTTCCATGGTTTCCCTGACCGTTCTTCGTAGACGGTTCTAGTTGGTGTGATACCAACTCACAAAAAGTTGTACCCCATCTTAAAGAATAATTACATAAATACATTTAACCAGACCTGTTCGGGAGGACGCGATGGGCCGGTGGCCCCGAAACCGATATGGGGGGCCCGCCGATTCGACGGGTATGAACATCGGCGCGTTTGCGTGCTCCTGTGGCGGGTCGTGCGACATCGACCTCGAACGGGCGCGGGACGGGGTGCGCGACGTGGACGTCGTCGCCAGTTCGAGCCTCCTGTGTCAGGACGGCCTCGACGCGATGGAACACGTCATCGACCAGTACGACCTCGACCAGGTGGTCGCGACCGCCACGGACGACGGCTGTAAGAGCCGTATCCGCGAGCGGGCGACCGAGGCGGGGCTCCACCCGGACGCCACCGCGTTCGTCGACCACCGGGAGGGGAGCGCGTGGGTCCACGACCGCGACGAGGCGACGGACAAGACGGCCCGTGTCATCAACGCGACGGCCGCGGGCGTCCGTGAGGCGAGCGGGGAGCGGCGCGTCTCCGGGAGGCCGGCGACCGCGTCGCCGTCGTCGGCGACCCCGAGACGGCCGCCGCGCTCGCGGACACCGCCGACGTGACGCTCGTCGCGAACGGCCGGGAGTTCGCCGGCGCGGACCTCGACCTCGACGACGTGACGCTCCGCCGGGGCGGCGTCGCCTCCGTCGAGGGCGAGTACGGCGAGTTCACGCTCTCGCTCCGGTCGCGCGTCACCGCCGACTGCATCTCGTGTATGGAGTGCGTCGAGCGCGGCCCCGACGACATGGTCACCGCCCGCCCGGTGGACATCCACCCCGAGGCCCCGCGCGGCGAATGGACCGACTGCTGTCCCACCGACGCCATCGACATGGACGGCGAGACGACGACGCTCGACGCCGACCAGGTCGTGTGGCCCGGCGCGGACCGTCGCGAACGCGGCGGCCGGATTGGCTTCTACACCACCTCGGACGCCGGAACCGTCGCGGCCGTCGAGTCGCTGCTCGGCGGCGTCGAGAAGCCGCGGTTCATCGACCTGGAGATGGACGTGTGCGCGTCGGGCGCGTCGAGCCAGCAGGGGTGTACGGAGTGTTCGGACGCGTGCCCGCACGGCGCGGTCGCGCGGCCGGCCGTGGACGAGGTGGAGATAGACCCCGTGGCGTGTCAGAACTGCGGCGCGTGTACGAGCGCCTGCCCGACCGGCGCGGTGTCGCTCCGCGAGCCCTCGAACCGACGGCTCGCCCGCGAGGTCGAGGCGCTCGTGGACGAGGACACCGACGACGGCGGTTCGTGGTTCGGCCGCGGCGACGACGGCATCGAGACCCCCGTGGTCGCCTTCACCTGCTCCGAGCGGGCGCGCGACCGCCTCCGCGAGTACGGCCGCGCCGCGGCCGCGGGTGCCGAGGGCGGCTACCCGCCGATACTCCCGGTGTCGGTCAACTGCACGGACACGGTCGGCTCCGCGCACGTCCTCCACGCGCTCGCGGCGGGCGCGGAGGGGTCGCCATCGTCGGCTGCGGCGAGTCGTGTCTCCACTCCGGGCCGGACCCGAAGGCCGCGCTCGTCGAGCGGCTGAACCGCGCGACCCGCGACCTCGGCCTCGGCGACCGGACGACGTTCCTCGCGCCCGGTCCCGACCCCGCGCGCTTCCGCGAGGAGCTGGAGACGTTCGTCGGCGGCCTCGACCCCTCGCCGGTGCCGCGCGGCGAGCACGAGGCCACGGGCCGTATCGAGGCCGAGCGGCCGAACCCCGACTTCGACACCCACGGTTGGGCGCTCGAGTCGGTGCGGGCCATCGTCCAACACGCCGAGCCCGAGCGCGACGTGATACGCGGGCTGACGGCGTTCGGCCGGATGGAGGTGAGCGAGGCCTGTAACCTCACGCCGACCTGTTCGAACCTCTGTCCGACCGACGCCATCCGCCGGACGACGGACGCGGACCTGGAGTTCAACCACGAGCAGTGCGTCAACTGCGGCCTCTGCGAGCAGGGGTGTCCCGAAACGGCCATCACGATGAAGGACGGCCTCGACCTCTCGCTGCTGCCCGAGCGCAACGACGGCGAGGCGTGGCACACGGTCCACGACGGCGAGATGCAGGAGTGCGTCCGCTGCGGCAAGGCGTTCGCCTCGGCGGGCACCATCGAGAAGGTGCGCGGCGAGGTGGGCGACCGCGTGACCGGCATCGCGCCCGAGGCCGACCACGACATCTTCGAGTACTGCGGCGACTGTCGCACTACCCTGCTGTTCGGGGGTGGGAACTGATGGACGAACTCGCCGTGTACGACGCCCGACTCACGCTCGTGGACTTCCCCATCGAGGCGTTCCAGGACGTGCCCGACGAGGCGTTCGTCGAGCGCCTGCTCGGCGGGGAACTCGCCTTCCCCGACGACCCCGTGAACGACCGGCTCGACACCGGCTTCGAGTACCTCCGGGAGTTCGTCGCGGAGAACGAGGGGCGCGACCCCGCGACGGTGGCAGAGGAACTCGCCACCGAGTACAGCCGGCTGTTCACCGCGCCGCGGCCGCCCGTCCTCCCGCACGAGACCCACTACCGCGAGGACACGGAGTTCATCGGGCAGGGGCTGGCGGACGTGGAGGCCTCGTACTCGGCCGCGGGCTGGAAGCCCTCCGAGGAGTTCCCCGAGGAGAACGACTTCGTCGCCGTCGAACTCGCGTTCATCCGCCAACTCATCGACCGGCAGCGCGCCGGCCAGGAGGAGACGTTCGGCTTCGAGCG from Halosegnis marinus carries:
- a CDS encoding TorD/DmsD family molecular chaperone, giving the protein MDELAVYDARLTLVDFPIEAFQDVPDEAFVERLLGGELAFPDDPVNDRLDTGFEYLREFVAENEGRDPATVAEELATEYSRLFTAPRPPVLPHETHYREDTEFIGQGLADVEASYSAAGWKPSEEFPEENDFVAVELAFIRQLIDRQRAGQEETFGFERVFLDEHLLVWYEDLLEALVAETDDPFYLAAAHVFAGFVEFEDELVAQMVADRQRPGRRRGRPRRPRHPPARGRYRRSGG